In Arthrobacter sp. B3I9, the following are encoded in one genomic region:
- a CDS encoding ferritin-like fold-containing protein, which produces MSTSPADPARYNSFVGDLLGVLAYGELSAFERLSSDARYAPTLHERAVLGRIAVIEFQHYEQVSARLDDMGRDPEVAMLPFQPSVDHFHQRTRPADWFEALMKAYVIDTVSADFYRAVAGYVDTPTRELAERIQADKEVTSLLRDRLTAALADDPRLASRLALWARRLLGEVLAQARRVSFEHAFLSGLAGLDGEPFRELVRELTAQLAASHSLRMTQLGLAG; this is translated from the coding sequence ATGAGCACATCACCGGCTGATCCTGCCCGCTACAACAGCTTTGTGGGGGATCTGCTGGGCGTGCTGGCCTATGGCGAGCTCTCCGCCTTCGAACGCCTCTCTTCCGACGCCCGCTACGCGCCCACCCTGCATGAGCGCGCCGTGCTGGGCAGGATCGCCGTGATCGAATTCCAGCATTACGAACAGGTCAGCGCACGGCTGGATGACATGGGCAGGGATCCGGAGGTGGCCATGCTGCCCTTCCAGCCTTCCGTGGACCACTTCCATCAGCGCACCCGTCCGGCCGACTGGTTTGAGGCGCTCATGAAGGCGTACGTGATCGACACGGTCTCCGCCGACTTCTACCGCGCCGTCGCCGGCTACGTCGACACGCCGACCCGGGAGCTGGCTGAACGGATCCAGGCCGACAAGGAGGTCACGTCCCTGCTGCGGGACCGGCTGACGGCGGCCCTTGCGGATGACCCCAGGCTGGCTTCGCGGCTTGCCCTGTGGGCGAGGCGGCTGCTGGGGGAGGTCCTGGCGCAGGCCCGGCGGGTCAGCTTTGAGCACGCGTTCCTCAGCGGACTGGCCGGACTGGACGGGGAGCCGTTCCGTGAGCTGGTCAGGGAACTGACGGCCCAGCTCGCGGCCAGTCACTCACTCCGGATGACGCAGCTGGGGCTGGCCGGGTAA
- the thiE gene encoding thiamine phosphate synthase, producing the protein MSRNDVHTTARLYLCTDARKDRGDFEAFINAAFAGGVDIIQLRDKSLEAAEELELLEVLHQAAHRHGRLWAVNDRADLAALSGAPVFHIGQKDITLPAARGFLGKEAVIGLSTHSPEQVDAAIAASPGRSGLDYFCVGPLWATPTKPGRAAVGLELVRYAADAIRRAEEASIGKVDGVVPWFAIGGIDLGNVEQVVQAGARRIVVVRAITEADDPEAAARALLAALDAADV; encoded by the coding sequence ATGAGCCGGAACGACGTCCACACCACCGCCCGCCTGTATCTGTGCACCGATGCCCGCAAGGACCGCGGCGACTTCGAGGCCTTCATCAATGCCGCTTTCGCCGGCGGCGTCGACATCATCCAGCTGCGGGACAAGTCCTTGGAGGCCGCCGAGGAACTTGAGCTGCTCGAGGTCCTGCACCAGGCCGCGCACCGGCACGGCCGGCTCTGGGCGGTCAACGACCGGGCGGACCTGGCCGCCCTGTCCGGCGCGCCGGTGTTCCACATCGGACAAAAGGACATCACGCTGCCCGCCGCGAGGGGCTTCCTCGGCAAGGAGGCCGTCATCGGTCTCTCCACCCATAGCCCCGAACAGGTCGACGCCGCCATCGCCGCTTCCCCGGGCCGCAGCGGGCTGGACTACTTCTGCGTCGGACCCCTCTGGGCCACGCCCACCAAGCCGGGGCGCGCCGCCGTCGGGCTGGAGCTGGTCCGGTACGCCGCGGACGCGATCCGCCGCGCGGAGGAGGCCAGCATCGGCAAGGTGGACGGCGTGGTGCCCTGGTTCGCCATCGGCGGCATCGACCTGGGAAACGTGGAGCAGGTGGTGCAGGCAGGTGCCCGCCGCATCGTGGTGGTCCGCGCCATCACCGAGGCCGATGATCCCGAGGCCGCCGCCCGTGCCCTGCTCGCGGCCCTCGACGCCGCGGACGTCTAA
- the thiO gene encoding glycine oxidase ThiO has translation MGQYYDVAVIGGGLVGHGIAWELRRSGRTVALIDDAPGTGASWAAAGMLAPVSELHYQEEGLLELMLESSRLWPGFAAQLQPTTQLQPVAGEAGDPGTGYLTTPTLAVGADAADRQALADLRTVQRACGLTVEPLTVREARAREPLLSPGISCAFDIPADHQVDPRLLLARIAALLAADGGSHALRRRATGLLWQDGRVGGVRLAGGGELLAGETIVANGLGAAGLGGLPPGLRLPLRPVHGDILRLRVPVRLRPLLGSTVRGLVRGVPVYIVPRQDGTVVIGATQREDGPGERTATGPGAVSAGGVYQLLRDAQQLLPAVAELELLEATARSRPATPDNAPLLGRVPDRASGGAGDVAGLTIATGFFRHGILLTPVAARICRQLLDGRADARWSRFRPDRFSAQNPNPQQPGAHTDTRKDTP, from the coding sequence ATGGGGCAGTATTACGACGTTGCCGTGATCGGCGGAGGCTTGGTCGGGCACGGCATCGCCTGGGAGCTGCGCCGCTCGGGCCGCACAGTGGCCCTGATCGACGACGCCCCCGGCACCGGGGCCAGCTGGGCCGCGGCCGGCATGCTTGCCCCGGTGAGTGAACTCCACTACCAGGAGGAGGGCCTGCTGGAGCTGATGCTCGAGTCCTCCCGGCTCTGGCCCGGCTTCGCCGCGCAGCTCCAGCCCACCACGCAGCTCCAGCCCGTGGCCGGGGAAGCCGGGGATCCCGGAACCGGTTACCTCACGACGCCGACCCTCGCGGTCGGCGCCGACGCGGCTGACCGGCAGGCGCTAGCGGACCTCCGGACCGTACAGCGGGCCTGTGGCCTCACGGTGGAGCCGCTGACGGTGCGTGAAGCCCGCGCCCGCGAACCCCTGCTGAGCCCTGGCATCTCCTGTGCTTTCGACATTCCCGCCGACCACCAGGTGGACCCCCGCCTCCTGCTGGCCCGGATCGCGGCGCTGCTGGCTGCCGACGGCGGAAGCCACGCCCTGCGGCGCCGCGCCACAGGGCTGCTCTGGCAGGACGGACGGGTCGGCGGCGTTCGCCTGGCCGGCGGAGGTGAGCTCCTCGCCGGGGAGACGATCGTGGCCAACGGCCTGGGTGCTGCCGGGCTGGGCGGGCTCCCGCCCGGGCTGCGGCTGCCGCTGCGCCCGGTCCACGGCGACATCCTTCGGCTCCGGGTGCCGGTCCGGCTGCGGCCGCTGCTGGGCTCCACCGTGCGCGGGCTGGTCCGCGGGGTGCCGGTGTACATTGTGCCGCGGCAGGACGGCACGGTGGTGATCGGGGCCACCCAGCGCGAAGACGGCCCGGGGGAGCGGACCGCGACCGGCCCGGGTGCAGTCTCTGCCGGCGGCGTCTATCAGTTGCTGCGCGATGCGCAGCAACTGCTGCCTGCCGTCGCGGAGCTGGAACTGCTGGAAGCCACCGCCCGGTCGCGGCCCGCCACCCCGGACAACGCCCCCTTGCTGGGCCGCGTTCCGGACCGGGCCTCGGGCGGCGCGGGCGACGTTGCGGGACTCACCATCGCCACCGGCTTCTTCCGGCACGGGATCCTGCTGACGCCCGTGGCCGCGCGGATCTGCCGGCAGCTGCTGGACGGCCGGGCGGACGCCCGCTGGAGCCGTTTCCGGCCGGACAGGTTCTCCGCCCAGAACCCAAACCCGCAGCAGCCCGGGGCCCACACAGACACTAGAAAGGACACACCATGA
- the thiS gene encoding sulfur carrier protein ThiS, translating to MNIKLNGVEHTVPDGASVSTLVTQVTGRTLAPNGQSADGGRLGIAVARNAGVVPRSQWHGTALADGDDIELVTAVQGG from the coding sequence ATGAACATCAAACTCAACGGCGTGGAGCACACAGTCCCCGACGGCGCCTCCGTCAGCACCCTGGTCACCCAGGTCACCGGGCGGACGCTGGCCCCGAACGGGCAGTCCGCGGACGGCGGAAGGCTGGGCATCGCCGTCGCCCGCAACGCAGGGGTGGTGCCCCGCAGCCAGTGGCACGGCACGGCGCTCGCCGACGGGGACGACATCGAGCTGGTTACGGCAGTACAGGGAGGCTGA
- a CDS encoding thiazole synthase produces MEETTLTAAPGASTGTDDPFVVDGVQLGSRLIMGTGGAPSLHGLGAALLASGTELTTVAMRRYSPAETGSLFQLLVESNIRVLPNTAGCFTARDAVLTAELAREALETDWVKLEVIADEQTLLPDAVELVDATEQLVARGFKVFAYTNDDPVLALRLENLGATAVMPLGAPIGTGLGILNPHNIELIVSRASVPVVLDAGIGTASDAALAMELGCDAVLLATAVTRAQDPARMGAAFKHAVIAGRLARRAGRIPRREHALASSAMEGRAEFL; encoded by the coding sequence ATGGAAGAAACAACACTCACCGCAGCTCCGGGTGCGTCCACCGGAACCGATGACCCGTTCGTCGTCGACGGCGTGCAGCTTGGGTCACGGCTGATCATGGGGACCGGCGGGGCTCCGAGCCTCCACGGCCTCGGGGCGGCCCTCCTGGCGTCAGGCACCGAACTGACCACCGTGGCCATGCGGCGCTATTCACCTGCGGAGACGGGATCCCTGTTCCAGCTGCTGGTTGAGAGCAATATCCGCGTGCTGCCCAACACGGCGGGCTGTTTCACCGCCCGGGACGCCGTGCTGACCGCCGAACTGGCCCGCGAAGCCCTCGAAACGGACTGGGTGAAGCTGGAGGTCATTGCCGACGAGCAGACCCTCCTGCCGGACGCCGTGGAACTCGTGGATGCAACCGAGCAGCTCGTGGCACGCGGCTTCAAGGTGTTCGCCTACACCAACGATGACCCCGTGCTGGCGCTGCGCCTGGAGAATCTTGGCGCCACGGCGGTGATGCCCCTGGGAGCACCCATCGGCACCGGGCTGGGTATCCTCAACCCGCACAACATCGAGCTGATCGTCTCCAGGGCCTCCGTGCCGGTGGTGCTGGACGCCGGCATCGGCACCGCCTCCGACGCGGCCCTGGCGATGGAGCTCGGTTGCGACGCCGTTCTGCTCGCCACCGCAGTGACCCGGGCGCAGGACCCGGCCCGGATGGGAGCGGCCTTCAAGCACGCAGTCATCGCGGGAAGGCTTGCCAGACGGGCCGGCAGGATCCCGCGCCGCGAGCACGCGCTGGCATCCTCCGCGATGGAAGGCCGGGCCGAATTCCTCTAG
- a CDS encoding DUF3107 domain-containing protein, whose protein sequence is MEVKIGIQNIGREITLESAQDADELAKVVAESISKGTELRLTDDKGRQIIIPSSVLGYVEIGAEEVRRVGFGAL, encoded by the coding sequence GTGGAAGTAAAGATCGGCATTCAGAACATCGGCCGCGAAATCACGCTCGAGTCGGCGCAGGACGCGGACGAATTGGCCAAGGTGGTGGCGGAATCCATCTCGAAGGGCACGGAACTGCGCCTCACCGATGACAAGGGCCGCCAGATCATCATCCCGTCCAGCGTCCTGGGCTACGTTGAAATCGGCGCCGAAGAAGTCCGTCGCGTAGGTTTCGGCGCGCTTTAA
- a CDS encoding TetR/AcrR family transcriptional regulator gives MVHEAPGERGSAGGTGYGQARSGGRSARLPRNERRAQLLAAAHEVFVANGYHGAAMDEIAETAHVSKPVLYQHFPSKRELYLALLDSHLSTLIALLLGALNSTTDNDERVQAVMRAYFRFIANDDQAHRLVFESDLINDPDVSARLESFNKTFADAVAHVIAEDTKLPELEARLLGRGLAGLAQVSARYWLETGGDLDLDVASDLIYRLAWRGISRFPKES, from the coding sequence GTGGTTCATGAGGCACCGGGTGAACGTGGCTCCGCGGGTGGGACGGGGTACGGACAGGCCCGCAGCGGAGGCCGGTCGGCACGACTGCCCCGCAACGAACGCCGGGCCCAGTTGCTCGCCGCCGCCCATGAGGTCTTCGTTGCCAACGGCTACCACGGGGCTGCGATGGATGAGATCGCGGAGACCGCGCATGTCAGCAAGCCGGTGCTGTACCAGCACTTTCCGTCCAAGCGGGAGCTGTACCTTGCCTTGCTGGACAGCCATCTGAGCACGCTCATCGCGCTGCTGCTGGGTGCGCTGAATTCCACTACGGACAACGACGAGCGGGTCCAGGCCGTCATGCGCGCCTATTTCCGTTTCATTGCCAACGATGACCAGGCCCACCGCCTCGTCTTTGAATCGGACCTCATTAACGATCCGGATGTGAGCGCCCGGCTGGAGTCGTTCAATAAAACCTTCGCCGATGCGGTCGCACACGTTATCGCCGAGGACACGAAGCTGCCCGAACTTGAGGCCCGGCTCCTGGGCCGCGGACTCGCCGGCCTGGCCCAGGTCAGCGCCCGGTACTGGCTGGAAACGGGCGGGGATCTCGACCTCGATGTGGCCAGCGACCTGATCTATCGTTTAGCTTGGCGCGGAATCTCCCGGTTTCCGAAGGAGTCCTAG
- the moeB gene encoding molybdopterin-synthase adenylyltransferase MoeB, which produces MASKFTPAATPATPEQPLDLLPDPLLNQEPGPLVEPAEGLSPEEVERYSRHLIIPEIGSLGQRRLKNAKVLVIGAGGLGSPALLYLAAAGVGTLGIIDDDVVDLSNLQRQVIHGVADVGRPKIESARDAIAALNPLVDVRLHHDRLDASNALELFAGYDLILDGADNFATRYLVNDAAAILGKPYVWGSIFRFDGQVSVFWEKYGPTYRDLYPEAPPAGSVPSCGEGGVFGMLCAAVGSLMVTEAVKLITGVGRSLLGRVALFDALGGSWREIKVARDPEAERITELTDYEAFCGITPSAESGTEHTVTATQLATMLASRKAGLKDFQLVDVRETGEHEIVRIDGAVLIPQGRILAGEAWGELPRDVDIVFHCKAGTRSAAVLSAARAAGYERVSHLDGGILAWVRDVEPGKPVY; this is translated from the coding sequence ATGGCCTCCAAGTTCACCCCCGCCGCCACCCCTGCAACTCCGGAGCAACCGCTGGACCTGCTGCCGGACCCACTGCTAAACCAGGAGCCCGGCCCGCTCGTGGAGCCGGCCGAAGGCCTCAGCCCCGAAGAGGTGGAACGCTACTCCAGGCACCTGATCATTCCCGAGATCGGATCCCTCGGCCAGCGCCGCCTGAAGAACGCCAAAGTCCTCGTCATCGGAGCCGGCGGCCTCGGCTCGCCGGCCCTGTTGTACCTCGCCGCCGCCGGGGTGGGCACGTTGGGCATCATCGATGACGACGTCGTGGACCTGAGCAACCTCCAGCGGCAGGTGATCCACGGGGTTGCGGACGTCGGACGGCCCAAAATCGAATCCGCCCGCGACGCGATCGCCGCACTGAACCCGCTGGTGGACGTCCGGCTGCATCATGACCGCCTCGACGCCTCCAACGCCCTCGAGCTCTTCGCCGGTTATGACCTGATCCTCGACGGCGCCGACAATTTCGCCACCCGCTATCTGGTCAACGACGCCGCCGCCATCCTGGGCAAGCCCTATGTGTGGGGCTCAATCTTCCGCTTCGACGGGCAGGTCAGCGTTTTCTGGGAAAAGTACGGCCCGACGTACCGCGACCTTTACCCGGAGGCGCCGCCGGCGGGCTCCGTCCCGTCCTGCGGGGAAGGCGGGGTGTTCGGCATGCTTTGCGCCGCCGTCGGCTCGCTCATGGTGACCGAGGCGGTCAAGCTGATCACCGGCGTCGGGCGTTCCCTGCTGGGGCGCGTGGCGCTCTTCGACGCCCTTGGGGGGAGCTGGCGCGAAATCAAGGTGGCCCGGGACCCGGAGGCGGAGCGCATCACGGAACTGACGGATTATGAAGCGTTCTGCGGCATCACGCCGTCCGCGGAGTCCGGTACCGAACACACCGTCACCGCGACCCAGCTCGCCACGATGCTGGCGTCCCGGAAGGCCGGGCTGAAGGACTTCCAGCTTGTGGACGTCCGTGAGACCGGCGAGCACGAGATCGTCCGCATCGACGGGGCCGTGCTGATCCCGCAGGGCAGGATATTGGCCGGGGAAGCGTGGGGCGAGCTGCCCCGGGACGTGGACATCGTGTTCCATTGCAAGGCCGGAACCCGTTCGGCCGCCGTCCTCAGCGCGGCACGTGCTGCCGGCTACGAGCGGGTGAGCCACCTCGACGGCGGAATCCTGGCGTGGGTGCGCGATGTGGAACCCGGAAAGCCGGTCTACTAG
- a CDS encoding glutamyl-tRNA reductase has protein sequence MVLFSLVATHADIDLETVAQLSTGASELATSALAGSPAVAGAVVLATCNRFEIYGEAHRPDDVEAARAALISQISGSTGLNEQLVARSFSTRTGSDVSRHLFSVSSGLDSAVVGEREIAGQVRRALITAQHEGTASSGLVRLFQAASKTAKDVGAQTALGSRGLSIVSVALDLATELSENPDWSTKKAVVFGTGAYAGATMSLLRERGCTDVSVYSSSGRAAGFVATRGGTALDEETLPGAVAAADVMIGCSGSDSRVEASELARIRSGSPQPLIAIDLALTHDFDPAVGELDGVELLTLESVRLAAPQEQSESLEQASSIVAGAAGAFEQEREARSVDSAIVALRRHTMNVLDAEMEKVRARHGCTAAAEEVEFALRRMVKQLLHVPTVRARELAANGQQDDYVAALEALYGITVEQPAARTDAAECPVAHGGPAGAPSRADQQTA, from the coding sequence GTGGTTCTCTTTTCACTGGTGGCGACTCACGCCGACATCGACCTCGAGACCGTTGCTCAACTGAGCACCGGGGCTTCAGAGCTCGCAACATCCGCCCTCGCCGGATCGCCGGCCGTAGCGGGTGCCGTTGTCCTTGCCACCTGCAACCGCTTCGAGATCTACGGCGAGGCGCACCGTCCCGACGACGTCGAGGCCGCCCGCGCCGCTCTCATCTCCCAGATCAGCGGCTCCACCGGGCTCAATGAACAGCTCGTCGCACGGTCCTTCAGCACCCGGACGGGCTCCGATGTCAGCCGGCACCTGTTTTCGGTCAGCTCCGGGCTGGACTCGGCCGTCGTGGGCGAGCGCGAGATCGCCGGGCAGGTGCGCCGGGCCCTGATCACCGCGCAGCATGAGGGCACGGCCAGCTCGGGGCTCGTCCGGCTGTTCCAGGCCGCGTCCAAGACCGCCAAGGACGTCGGGGCGCAGACCGCCCTCGGTTCCCGCGGCCTCTCGATCGTCTCCGTGGCCCTGGACCTTGCCACCGAACTGTCTGAAAACCCGGACTGGTCCACCAAGAAGGCCGTGGTGTTCGGCACCGGCGCCTATGCCGGGGCCACCATGTCGCTGCTGCGCGAACGCGGCTGCACCGACGTCTCCGTCTATTCCTCCTCCGGCCGCGCGGCCGGCTTCGTCGCCACCCGCGGCGGCACCGCCCTGGACGAGGAGACCCTTCCGGGCGCCGTCGCGGCCGCGGATGTCATGATCGGCTGCAGCGGATCCGACAGCCGGGTCGAGGCTTCGGAACTGGCACGGATCCGGTCCGGCTCGCCCCAGCCGCTGATCGCTATCGACCTTGCCCTGACCCACGATTTCGATCCCGCCGTCGGCGAGCTCGACGGCGTGGAGCTGCTCACCCTGGAGTCGGTGCGCCTCGCCGCCCCGCAGGAGCAGTCGGAGTCGCTGGAGCAGGCCAGCAGCATTGTCGCGGGCGCCGCCGGCGCCTTTGAGCAGGAACGGGAAGCTCGTTCGGTGGACTCCGCGATTGTGGCCCTGCGCCGGCACACCATGAATGTGCTGGATGCGGAGATGGAAAAGGTCCGCGCCCGGCACGGCTGCACCGCCGCGGCTGAAGAAGTCGAGTTTGCCTTGCGCCGCATGGTCAAGCAGCTGCTGCACGTGCCGACGGTCCGGGCCCGCGAGCTTGCCGCCAACGGGCAGCAGGACGACTACGTCGCAGCACTTGAGGCCCTTTACGGCATCACGGTCGAACAGCCGGCCGCCCGGACGGATGCGGCGGAGTGCCCGGTCGCCCACGGCGGCCCCGCCGGCGCACCCTCTCGGGCAGACCAGCAGACCGCGTAG
- the hemE gene encoding uroporphyrinogen decarboxylase, whose translation MTPSAAATDGTFQTSTSHLHTSTGGSAAGQAADGRPGLPADHPLKDGRTADSPLITAYRGGTPSRRPVWFMRQAGRSLPEYLKVREGVAMLDSCLRPELAAEITLQPVRRHDVDAAIFFSDIVIPLKLAGVGVDIVPGVGPVLDRPVRTAADVAALPQLTWEALEPIREAVRLTVAELGSTPLIGFAGAPFTLAAYMVEGKPSRDHLGPRTMMHADPDTWTALANWAADASGMFLRAQLEAGASAAQLFDSWAGSLGLADYQRFVAPASARALDHVRHLGAPLVHFGTGTSELLVAMHDVGVDVVGVDYRLPLDEANRRLGGMVPLQGNIDPALLSAPWEVLEAHVREVLAAGASAPGHVVNLGHGVPPETDPTVLTRVVELIHSISPE comes from the coding sequence ATGACTCCTAGCGCTGCGGCCACCGACGGCACGTTCCAGACGAGCACGTCGCACCTTCACACCTCAACCGGCGGTTCCGCCGCCGGCCAGGCAGCAGACGGCCGTCCGGGCCTGCCTGCCGACCACCCGCTGAAGGACGGACGCACCGCGGATTCCCCGCTGATCACGGCGTACCGCGGCGGCACACCTTCCCGCCGTCCGGTCTGGTTCATGCGGCAGGCCGGACGTTCGCTGCCCGAGTACCTCAAGGTCCGGGAGGGTGTGGCCATGCTGGACTCCTGCCTGCGCCCGGAGCTCGCCGCCGAAATCACCCTGCAGCCGGTACGCCGCCACGACGTTGATGCGGCCATCTTCTTCTCCGACATCGTCATCCCGCTCAAGCTGGCCGGCGTCGGAGTGGATATTGTGCCCGGCGTCGGACCCGTGCTGGACCGGCCGGTGCGCACCGCCGCAGACGTCGCCGCCTTGCCGCAGTTGACCTGGGAAGCTCTCGAACCCATCCGCGAGGCAGTCCGTCTTACGGTGGCCGAGCTGGGCAGCACCCCGCTGATCGGCTTTGCCGGGGCCCCGTTCACCCTCGCGGCCTACATGGTCGAAGGCAAGCCGTCCCGTGACCACCTCGGCCCGCGCACCATGATGCACGCCGATCCGGACACCTGGACTGCGCTGGCCAACTGGGCTGCTGATGCGTCCGGGATGTTCCTGCGTGCCCAGCTGGAAGCCGGCGCGTCCGCTGCCCAGCTCTTCGATTCCTGGGCCGGATCGCTGGGGCTGGCGGACTACCAGCGGTTCGTGGCGCCGGCCTCCGCGCGTGCCCTGGACCATGTCCGGCACCTGGGCGCCCCGCTGGTCCACTTCGGCACCGGTACCTCGGAACTGCTCGTGGCCATGCACGACGTCGGAGTGGACGTGGTGGGTGTGGATTACCGGCTGCCGCTCGACGAGGCCAACCGCCGCCTGGGCGGAATGGTGCCGCTGCAGGGCAATATCGACCCTGCCCTGCTGTCCGCACCGTGGGAGGTCCTGGAAGCCCACGTCCGGGAGGTTCTTGCGGCCGGCGCGTCGGCCCCGGGCCACGTGGTGAACCTGGGCCATGGGGTGCCTCCGGAAACGGACCCGACGGTGCTGACGCGCGTCGTCGAACTGATTCACTCGATTTCCCCGGAGTAA